One segment of Thermococcus sp. AM4 DNA contains the following:
- a CDS encoding transcriptional regulator yields the protein MERERLIDVVARILQRSGLKVARVELRGGCFDLVASGLFTLLFIKVVTNIDTVTQEQAEDLKRLAKLFKATPMIVGIRTKNSEIEEGVIYERFGIYALNPATLYRVLVEGEFPAIFAERGGLYVRINGELLRKLREKHGYSVGELASLLGVSRKSLLNYERNEQAVSLEVALRMEELFDEPIAEPIDVLRAKVDVELKPAEPETPLERDVFEKLKELGMGVVKVKRAPFNALSREEEVTILTGIDERKTRSTVKRAEMVAEVGRIINTGGLFVLEKSKMEVVSEVPLIPKESLKEIKDVDELIELIEGLKKEIKKSV from the coding sequence ATGGAGAGGGAGAGACTCATAGATGTCGTCGCGAGGATACTTCAGAGGTCCGGCCTCAAGGTTGCGAGGGTCGAGCTTAGGGGAGGGTGTTTTGACCTCGTCGCGAGCGGGCTCTTCACGCTCCTCTTCATAAAGGTAGTCACCAACATCGACACGGTTACCCAGGAGCAGGCCGAGGATCTGAAGAGGCTGGCCAAGCTCTTCAAGGCGACGCCGATGATAGTCGGGATCAGAACCAAGAACTCGGAGATAGAGGAAGGTGTGATCTACGAGCGCTTTGGGATCTACGCCCTCAACCCCGCAACGCTCTACCGGGTTCTCGTCGAGGGTGAGTTTCCAGCGATATTCGCGGAACGCGGCGGCCTCTACGTCCGGATCAACGGCGAGCTTTTGAGGAAGCTTCGCGAGAAGCACGGCTACTCCGTGGGCGAGCTTGCCTCCCTTCTGGGGGTTTCGAGGAAGAGCCTCCTTAACTACGAGCGGAACGAGCAGGCGGTTTCCCTTGAAGTCGCGCTCCGCATGGAGGAGCTCTTCGACGAGCCCATAGCCGAGCCCATAGACGTCCTGAGGGCGAAGGTTGACGTCGAGCTCAAGCCCGCTGAACCGGAAACGCCCCTCGAGCGGGACGTCTTTGAAAAGCTCAAGGAACTGGGCATGGGCGTGGTCAAGGTGAAGAGGGCTCCCTTCAACGCCCTGTCCCGGGAGGAGGAGGTCACGATTCTTACCGGCATAGACGAGAGGAAGACCCGCTCAACGGTTAAGAGGGCCGAGATGGTCGCCGAGGTGGGGCGGATAATCAACACGGGCGGCCTCTTCGTCCTGGAGAAGTCCAAGATGGAGGTCGTTTCCGAGGTCCCGCTGATCCCCAAGGAGAGCCTGAAGGAGATAAAGGACGTTGACGAGCTCATCGAACTCATCGAGGGGCTCAAAAAGGAGATAAAGAAGAGCGTTTAG
- a CDS encoding HD domain-containing protein, with amino-acid sequence MAKVIHDAIHGSMKIDGVVLDVVKTPEFQRLRHIRQLGLAFLVYPGANHSRFEHSLGAWNVARRLSAELGLPEEEALLLETAALLHDIGHGPFSHTFESIYKHYTKEYDHMRLGQRIILGKIDITDGNGGGTIPEILERWGIDPKAVADLILGKHEKRYLGQALHGDVDVDQIDYLIRDAHYTGVAHGIIDMERLLKVLTIHDDELVVEEKGVEAVEGMMVARSLMYSRVYFHHTVKIAEGMLTRALEFALEEGHLWDFWKMIDCRVMVELEDLEGFPSEMGKRVKYRNLYKAAVLAGAGELSSEEKRELLAAYRNVKKRQELERKLASEVGAREGEVILEFSIADLMLSEPRLKATEINVLMENGELEPLTRVTPLANALKRRQTPRWAVLIASPAEYVEKLREVWRKVLFS; translated from the coding sequence ATGGCAAAGGTCATACACGACGCCATACACGGGAGCATGAAGATAGACGGCGTTGTCCTCGACGTGGTTAAAACCCCCGAGTTCCAGAGGCTCAGGCACATCAGACAGCTCGGTCTGGCGTTTCTTGTCTATCCCGGTGCCAACCACTCCCGCTTTGAACACTCGCTGGGAGCTTGGAACGTGGCGAGAAGACTCTCGGCCGAGCTCGGCCTGCCTGAGGAGGAGGCGCTTCTCCTTGAAACGGCCGCTTTGCTCCACGATATAGGCCACGGCCCCTTCAGCCACACGTTTGAGAGCATCTACAAGCACTACACGAAGGAATACGACCACATGCGCCTCGGCCAGAGGATCATCCTCGGCAAGATAGACATAACCGACGGGAACGGTGGGGGGACTATCCCCGAGATACTCGAGAGGTGGGGCATCGATCCCAAAGCCGTCGCCGACCTCATCCTCGGAAAGCACGAGAAGAGGTACCTCGGCCAGGCCCTTCACGGCGACGTGGACGTCGATCAGATAGACTACCTCATAAGGGATGCCCACTACACGGGCGTCGCCCACGGGATAATAGACATGGAGAGACTGCTGAAGGTCCTGACGATTCACGACGATGAGCTGGTGGTCGAGGAGAAGGGCGTTGAGGCGGTAGAGGGCATGATGGTGGCGCGCTCACTCATGTACTCGAGGGTTTACTTCCACCACACGGTCAAGATAGCAGAGGGGATGCTGACGAGGGCTTTGGAGTTCGCCCTTGAGGAAGGCCACCTCTGGGACTTCTGGAAGATGATAGACTGCCGGGTTATGGTCGAGCTGGAGGATCTTGAGGGCTTCCCCTCGGAGATGGGGAAGAGGGTGAAGTACAGGAACCTCTACAAGGCCGCCGTTCTGGCCGGGGCTGGGGAGCTCAGCTCGGAGGAGAAGAGGGAACTTTTGGCGGCCTATCGCAACGTGAAGAAGAGACAGGAGCTCGAGAGGAAGCTCGCGAGTGAAGTCGGCGCCAGGGAGGGGGAGGTGATCCTCGAGTTCAGCATAGCGGATCTCATGCTCAGCGAGCCGAGGCTCAAGGCGACGGAGATAAACGTGCTCATGGAGAACGGTGAGCTCGAACCCCTGACCCGGGTTACGCCTCTCGCGAATGCCCTCAAAAGGAGGCAGACGCCCAGATGGGCGGTTCTCATAGCATCGCCTGCGGAGTACGTGGAGAAGCTCCGGGAGGTGTGGAGAAAGGTTCTCTTCTCCTAA
- a CDS encoding restriction endonuclease, whose protein sequence is MWTVETIMSVTRERLVDLIVELLKRMGFREYEKVARRGEWGLDIVALRSDPIAGTEKIVIAVHEKGLASSRDVNVFADIINSQKADKGILVSPAGFTKDAKLLLSREYRGRIVPWDGEKLASLLNNYSIPVPDDLKVAEREEKEEKAVLNEYHLDAPLLYDFSPDKVLERVAKIVSSRFPVKADEVELASLRVDLDTAYIVSWSVEEGKRGEALVLSGDEMILNAESDPKLANQLRKVKLDSPAVIQATERTINTPLSPGEAVVLLKERAAREFGVTENQVRIIDRRKVYIPRRAEVEFRVGSNRGKALVELPDGKVEVELRALPEKYFIERTVKAVSKETGEEVRAVEVIQKERKITVRGKTERFSFEASFNPYTGKLLHLDTRMSDDAVRKLIESSYPGSEILGIELNKKSAVADVLVNGTVLAVRIDLRNGKMEELAKFPPLDGAIKKAKEVIESNFPVKGLELSSFRVTGHKYLELELEGEDGRARVKIDGSTGDMLDYYLEITEKRAGELVAERYPGYSVVSVIAEKDEYLVDAEGETHEIRVRLSKDGKVIEEVDRVLRRKLAEKMAEERVREIDPEAKVEGIELAENWVVRFTGVSKVGELVLHRATGGVIEKRVNFTERAIEEMYRKHVKEKYGEGELRTERLTHYKDRGYVHIKLSGSRGLYYARIDSRTGKILKEDTAPLKGFTAKLKQMQLEREYR, encoded by the coding sequence ATGTGGACAGTTGAAACGATCATGTCGGTGACCCGTGAAAGGCTCGTGGATCTCATCGTTGAGTTACTCAAGAGGATGGGCTTCAGGGAGTACGAGAAGGTTGCGAGGAGGGGCGAGTGGGGCCTCGACATCGTGGCCCTGAGGAGCGACCCCATCGCCGGGACCGAGAAGATAGTCATAGCCGTCCACGAGAAGGGACTGGCATCGTCGAGGGACGTTAACGTCTTCGCCGACATCATCAACTCCCAGAAGGCGGACAAGGGGATACTCGTCTCTCCGGCCGGCTTCACGAAGGACGCCAAGCTGCTCCTTTCGAGGGAATACCGCGGAAGGATCGTTCCCTGGGACGGGGAGAAGCTTGCCTCCCTGCTCAACAACTACTCGATCCCAGTCCCCGATGACCTGAAGGTGGCTGAGAGAGAGGAAAAGGAAGAAAAAGCAGTTCTCAACGAGTACCACCTCGACGCTCCCCTTCTCTACGATTTCTCGCCCGACAAAGTACTTGAGAGGGTCGCGAAGATCGTTTCCTCGCGCTTCCCGGTAAAGGCCGACGAGGTGGAGCTGGCATCCCTGAGGGTAGACCTCGACACAGCTTATATAGTCTCCTGGTCGGTCGAGGAAGGAAAGCGCGGCGAGGCGCTGGTTCTTTCCGGGGACGAGATGATACTCAACGCTGAAAGCGATCCCAAGTTGGCCAACCAGCTCAGAAAGGTCAAGCTGGACTCTCCGGCCGTTATTCAGGCGACCGAGCGGACGATAAACACCCCCCTCAGTCCGGGTGAGGCGGTGGTTCTGCTCAAGGAGCGGGCCGCCAGGGAGTTCGGGGTCACCGAAAACCAGGTCAGGATCATTGACAGGCGGAAGGTCTACATACCCAGGCGTGCCGAAGTTGAGTTCAGGGTTGGCTCCAACAGGGGAAAGGCCCTTGTGGAACTCCCCGATGGAAAGGTTGAGGTCGAGCTCAGAGCACTCCCCGAGAAGTACTTCATAGAGCGGACTGTGAAGGCCGTTTCAAAGGAGACGGGGGAGGAAGTCAGAGCCGTTGAGGTCATCCAGAAGGAGCGCAAGATAACCGTCAGGGGCAAAACGGAGAGGTTTTCCTTTGAGGCGTCCTTCAACCCCTACACCGGAAAGCTGCTCCACCTCGACACGAGGATGAGCGATGATGCCGTGAGGAAGCTCATAGAGTCCAGCTATCCCGGAAGCGAGATACTCGGGATAGAGCTCAACAAAAAGAGTGCCGTGGCGGACGTTCTGGTGAACGGAACGGTCCTGGCAGTTAGGATCGACCTCAGGAACGGGAAGATGGAGGAGCTGGCGAAGTTCCCGCCGCTCGACGGCGCGATCAAAAAGGCCAAAGAGGTCATCGAGAGCAACTTCCCGGTTAAGGGGCTGGAGCTTTCGTCCTTCCGCGTCACAGGCCATAAGTACCTCGAACTCGAGCTTGAGGGAGAGGATGGAAGGGCGAGGGTCAAGATAGACGGCTCCACCGGCGACATGCTCGACTACTACCTTGAGATCACCGAGAAGAGAGCCGGAGAACTCGTCGCCGAGAGGTACCCCGGTTACAGCGTCGTTTCAGTTATAGCCGAAAAGGACGAGTACCTGGTGGACGCCGAAGGGGAAACCCACGAGATCAGGGTTCGCCTGAGCAAGGACGGAAAGGTAATCGAGGAAGTGGACCGGGTTCTGAGGAGAAAGCTGGCGGAGAAGATGGCGGAGGAGAGGGTCAGGGAGATCGACCCGGAGGCCAAGGTCGAGGGCATCGAACTGGCCGAGAACTGGGTGGTTCGCTTCACGGGGGTCTCAAAGGTCGGGGAGCTGGTTCTCCACAGGGCCACCGGCGGGGTCATCGAGAAGAGGGTGAACTTCACGGAGAGGGCCATAGAGGAGATGTACAGGAAGCACGTGAAGGAGAAGTACGGGGAGGGCGAGCTCAGAACTGAGAGGCTGACGCATTACAAGGACAGGGGTTACGTCCACATAAAGCTCTCCGGAAGCAGGGGGCTCTACTATGCGAGGATAGATTCCAGGACCGGGAAGATCCTGAAGGAGGACACCGCACCGCTGAAGGGCTTTACAGCCAAGCTCAAACAGATGCAGCTGGAGCGCGAGTACCGGTGA
- a CDS encoding phosphoglycerate kinase: MFRLTDFNFYNKTVFLRVDLNSPVKDGRIISDARFRAVLPTVRKLLEDGAKVVVATHQSKPYKSDYVATEEHAEILGRLLGVGVEYVEDIFGKLARERIRSLKPGEILMLENLRFSAEEVFYRPLEECERTHFVRKLAPLFDYAVNDAFAAAHRSQPSLVGFARLVPTAAGFLMEKELNALEKAYEHGERPRVYVLGGAKVDDSLKVAENVLRKEKADLILTGGLVGHVFTLAKGFNLGDANIMFLERKGLLELVDWAERILDEFYPYVRTPVDFAVDVNGERVEVDLLSEEKELFDRYPILDIGSRTVEKYREILLKAGTIVANGPMGVFEREEFALGTVGVFRAIGESRAFSVVGGGHSIASIYRYNIKGISHVSTGGGAMLSYFAGESLPVIEALRESYRLFRA; the protein is encoded by the coding sequence ATATTCCGGCTCACCGACTTCAACTTTTACAACAAAACGGTGTTCCTGAGGGTCGATCTTAACTCACCCGTCAAGGACGGCAGGATAATAAGCGACGCCCGGTTCAGGGCGGTTCTCCCGACCGTGAGGAAGCTCCTCGAGGACGGCGCCAAGGTCGTGGTCGCGACGCACCAGAGCAAGCCCTACAAGAGCGACTACGTAGCCACCGAAGAGCACGCTGAAATACTCGGAAGGCTCCTCGGCGTTGGGGTTGAATACGTCGAGGACATCTTCGGAAAGCTCGCAAGGGAGAGGATAAGGTCCCTCAAACCGGGCGAGATCTTAATGCTCGAGAACCTCCGCTTTTCGGCCGAGGAGGTCTTCTACCGGCCGCTCGAGGAGTGCGAGAGGACGCACTTCGTCAGAAAACTCGCCCCTCTCTTTGACTACGCCGTGAACGACGCCTTCGCCGCCGCCCACAGGAGCCAGCCTTCCCTGGTGGGCTTTGCCCGACTCGTGCCAACTGCCGCCGGCTTTCTCATGGAGAAGGAACTCAATGCCCTAGAGAAGGCCTACGAACACGGTGAGAGGCCCAGGGTTTACGTGCTCGGCGGGGCCAAGGTTGACGACTCGCTCAAGGTCGCGGAAAACGTTCTGAGGAAGGAGAAGGCCGACCTCATTCTGACCGGTGGCCTGGTGGGTCACGTCTTCACGCTCGCCAAGGGCTTCAACCTCGGCGACGCAAACATCATGTTCCTCGAAAGGAAAGGCCTCCTCGAGCTTGTGGACTGGGCCGAGAGGATACTCGATGAGTTCTACCCCTACGTCAGGACGCCCGTGGACTTCGCGGTGGACGTGAACGGCGAGCGCGTTGAGGTTGACCTCCTGAGCGAGGAGAAGGAGCTCTTCGACCGCTATCCCATACTAGACATAGGCTCGAGAACCGTTGAGAAGTACCGCGAGATCCTCCTGAAGGCCGGAACGATAGTTGCCAACGGCCCGATGGGAGTTTTCGAGCGCGAGGAGTTCGCCCTTGGAACGGTGGGTGTCTTCAGGGCGATAGGGGAGAGCAGGGCCTTCAGCGTCGTCGGCGGGGGCCACTCGATAGCGAGCATCTACCGCTACAACATAAAGGGGATAAGCCACGTCTCGACTGGCGGGGGAGCCATGCTGAGCTACTTCGCCGGCGAAAGCCTTCCCGTCATCGAGGCCCTCAGGGAGAGCTACCGGCTCTTCAGGGCTTGA
- a CDS encoding DUF3783 domain-containing protein — MPKVLAIGFSREELDLLRKTLEVPVECVSRDCLQMPVSEVFESAKGDECPWHERKFVLMADVDGRAIREIIGKVKKLGLGRVIFAAPTEVSMKWTLDELLKELVEEDDYFRALSWAKKNVKKGPFLDFKP, encoded by the coding sequence GTGCCAAAGGTTCTGGCAATAGGCTTCAGCCGTGAGGAGCTCGACCTCCTGCGGAAGACCCTGGAAGTTCCGGTGGAGTGCGTTTCGAGGGATTGCCTCCAGATGCCGGTCTCAGAGGTCTTTGAGAGTGCTAAGGGCGACGAGTGCCCCTGGCACGAGAGGAAGTTCGTCCTGATGGCGGACGTCGATGGAAGGGCCATCAGGGAGATAATCGGGAAGGTCAAAAAGCTGGGCCTGGGCAGGGTGATCTTCGCGGCCCCCACGGAGGTTTCGATGAAGTGGACGCTCGACGAACTGCTGAAAGAACTGGTTGAGGAGGACGACTACTTCAGGGCCCTGAGCTGGGCAAAGAAGAACGTGAAGAAAGGCCCCTTCCTCGACTTCAAGCCCTGA
- the cobB gene encoding NAD-dependent protein deacetylase: MLCEEAGRILAKAKFAIAFTGAGISAESGVPTFRDANGLWRNYRPEELATPEAFRRNPQLVWEFYKWRMQLIAKARPNKAHLALARLEEMGILKAVITQNVDDLHREAGTKNLIELHGNIFRVRCTSCTYRENLKESGRLEEFLSSRDLPRCPRCNSLLRPDVVWFGEPLPQDALERAFELASRADVVLVIGTSGVVYPAAYIPYVVKEHGGRVIEINPKRSGITPIADVFIPKPAGEGMERILKAVEVFLGAKGSGNRLQP, from the coding sequence ATGCTCTGCGAGGAAGCCGGGAGGATTCTGGCAAAGGCGAAGTTTGCAATAGCCTTCACCGGGGCGGGAATAAGCGCAGAAAGCGGCGTTCCAACCTTTAGAGACGCCAACGGGCTGTGGAGAAACTACAGGCCGGAGGAGCTGGCAACCCCCGAGGCCTTCAGGAGGAATCCCCAACTGGTGTGGGAGTTCTACAAGTGGCGGATGCAGCTCATAGCGAAGGCCAGGCCGAATAAGGCCCATCTCGCCCTCGCGAGGCTCGAGGAGATGGGTATCCTCAAGGCGGTGATAACCCAGAACGTCGATGATTTACACCGCGAGGCCGGGACGAAGAATCTCATCGAGCTTCACGGCAACATCTTCCGGGTCCGCTGCACTTCATGCACCTACCGCGAGAACCTGAAGGAGAGCGGAAGGCTTGAGGAGTTCCTTTCCTCAAGGGATCTTCCGAGGTGCCCCCGCTGCAACTCCCTCCTCCGGCCGGACGTGGTGTGGTTCGGCGAGCCGCTCCCGCAGGATGCACTTGAGAGGGCCTTTGAGCTGGCCTCGCGCGCCGACGTCGTTCTCGTCATAGGCACGAGCGGGGTCGTTTATCCGGCCGCGTACATCCCATACGTCGTTAAGGAGCACGGCGGAAGGGTGATAGAGATAAACCCGAAGAGGAGCGGGATAACGCCGATAGCCGATGTTTTTATTCCCAAGCCCGCTGGGGAGGGGATGGAGAGAATCCTCAAGGCGGTGGAGGTGTTTCTCGGTGCCAAAGGTTCTGGCAATAGGCTTCAGCCGTGA
- the lysA gene encoding diaminopimelate decarboxylase, translating to MWWEKPGHLRAVGNRLFIGEHDVVELAEKHGTPVYIYNLSRIRDNYLRMADALKKAGFREWRIHYAMKANNNKEVLGLIRELGGGIDATSPGEVKLAREIGFKDEDIIFTGTSLSNGDLEFLAKTNVLINFDSVSSLRRFNGEEGRKVGLRINTGVGIGRVEKTTTGGLEVGSIPVKFGISGKAIDRAFDLIEEKGLELHCLHHHVGSDWVGEKIARYFQALDNLLKVAEKAEARFGGSLKVIDLGGGYGVPHSAEEEEFPVYEFFQRVKEHMEEYGFGDLKVIVEPGTYLVSDAGILVAQVNTVEEKNGRIFVGVDAGLNVFNSPALYNYYHEIVVCNRVSSEEKMVATVVGNICESGDIFAVDRELPKIEEGDYIAILNAGAYGYVMANNYNLRPKGKEVVVGGPVRFPD from the coding sequence ATGTGGTGGGAGAAACCCGGTCATCTGCGAGCTGTTGGTAACAGGCTTTTCATCGGGGAGCACGACGTCGTTGAGCTCGCCGAAAAACACGGAACGCCCGTTTACATTTACAACTTGAGCAGAATACGGGACAACTACCTCAGAATGGCCGATGCCCTCAAGAAAGCCGGGTTCAGGGAATGGAGGATACACTACGCGATGAAGGCGAACAACAACAAAGAAGTCCTCGGATTGATCAGAGAGCTCGGCGGTGGGATAGATGCCACCTCGCCAGGAGAGGTCAAGCTCGCGAGGGAGATCGGCTTCAAGGATGAGGACATAATATTCACTGGAACATCCCTCAGCAACGGTGACCTTGAATTCCTCGCCAAAACGAACGTGCTCATAAACTTCGACTCCGTCTCCTCTCTGAGACGCTTCAACGGCGAGGAAGGGCGAAAGGTCGGCCTCAGGATAAACACCGGCGTCGGGATCGGCAGGGTTGAGAAGACCACAACCGGCGGGCTCGAGGTAGGGAGCATTCCCGTCAAGTTCGGAATCTCCGGAAAGGCCATTGACCGGGCCTTTGATCTGATAGAGGAGAAGGGCCTCGAGCTTCACTGCCTGCACCACCACGTTGGCTCGGACTGGGTTGGGGAGAAGATCGCCAGATACTTCCAGGCGCTGGACAACCTCCTCAAGGTGGCCGAAAAGGCAGAGGCCCGCTTCGGCGGATCCCTTAAGGTTATCGACCTCGGAGGAGGTTACGGAGTTCCCCACAGTGCCGAAGAGGAAGAGTTCCCCGTTTACGAGTTCTTCCAGCGGGTTAAAGAGCACATGGAGGAGTACGGCTTCGGCGACCTCAAAGTCATCGTGGAGCCCGGAACCTACCTTGTGAGCGACGCCGGCATTCTGGTGGCCCAGGTCAACACCGTTGAGGAGAAGAACGGGAGGATTTTCGTGGGCGTTGACGCGGGTTTAAACGTCTTCAACTCGCCCGCCCTCTACAACTACTATCATGAAATCGTGGTCTGCAACAGGGTCTCCAGCGAGGAGAAGATGGTCGCCACCGTTGTCGGGAACATCTGCGAGAGCGGAGACATATTTGCGGTAGACAGGGAGCTGCCGAAGATAGAGGAAGGGGACTACATAGCCATACTGAACGCCGGGGCCTACGGATACGTCATGGCCAACAACTACAACCTCCGCCCCAAGGGAAAAGAAGTCGTCGTTGGCGGTCCAGTTCGATTCCCTGATTGA
- a CDS encoding aromatic amino acid transport family protein, which translates to MPVSEGVERRKVTTSHGRYYSARIAAQRRKKLIVIQNIRRRKCIRGLRVSTIRVEKRRITQGEALAILVGTQIGAGVLGLPYAASKVGLIPALAVLIGVMFLMLWTGLIVLKFSAGMGGAQMSTIAQRVLGKAGGWLMYVSIFIMSFGAILAYIAGMGSVFASLFGISETAGAFIFWVLASIVVYRGLEASGKTELAMSYVMLALFIAVTLMLVPHAKLSNGLYTDLSGILSITGVAIFALGCHTVIPDVYKGLGSYEETRKVLVWAFIIPTAIYAIFMVAFLLAFGRNTPQIATQGLELLYGHIGRIVGNLIPLLAITTSYIGIALAQQSNNEEFVRLKRPMAWGLTVIPPAIVYFAGVKNFADVLAFAGDTGDMMAFIILPILIWLVDGLRRKRPH; encoded by the coding sequence ATGCCGGTCTCGGAGGGTGTTGAGAGGAGAAAGGTTACCACGTCACACGGTCGCTATTACTCGGCGAGAATAGCCGCGCAGAGGCGGAAAAAGCTCATAGTGATCCAGAACATCAGGCGGAGGAAGTGCATCCGGGGGTTGAGGGTAAGCACGATCCGCGTCGAGAAGAGGCGCATAACCCAAGGAGAGGCCCTGGCAATCCTCGTGGGGACGCAGATAGGCGCTGGAGTTCTCGGCCTGCCCTACGCAGCGAGCAAGGTCGGCCTCATACCTGCCCTTGCAGTGCTCATCGGCGTGATGTTCCTCATGCTCTGGACGGGCCTCATAGTTCTCAAATTCTCCGCCGGAATGGGCGGGGCGCAGATGAGCACCATAGCCCAGCGCGTCCTCGGAAAGGCCGGCGGCTGGCTGATGTACGTCAGCATCTTCATCATGAGCTTCGGGGCCATCTTAGCTTACATAGCGGGAATGGGAAGCGTCTTCGCAAGCCTCTTCGGGATAAGCGAAACGGCGGGAGCTTTCATATTCTGGGTTCTCGCCTCGATAGTCGTCTACCGCGGCCTTGAAGCGAGCGGAAAGACCGAGCTTGCGATGAGCTACGTCATGCTGGCGCTCTTCATAGCGGTTACGCTCATGCTCGTTCCCCACGCGAAGCTGAGCAACGGCCTCTACACCGACCTCTCGGGAATCCTCAGCATAACCGGTGTCGCAATATTCGCCCTCGGCTGCCACACTGTAATTCCCGACGTCTACAAGGGCCTCGGGAGCTACGAGGAGACCAGGAAGGTCCTCGTCTGGGCCTTTATAATCCCCACGGCCATCTACGCGATATTCATGGTGGCTTTCCTCCTCGCCTTCGGCAGGAACACGCCCCAGATAGCCACGCAGGGCCTTGAGCTCCTCTACGGGCACATCGGAAGAATCGTCGGCAACCTCATCCCGCTCCTGGCAATAACCACGAGCTACATCGGAATCGCCCTCGCACAGCAGAGCAACAACGAGGAGTTCGTCAGGCTCAAGAGGCCGATGGCGTGGGGCCTGACGGTCATTCCGCCCGCAATTGTATACTTCGCCGGCGTAAAGAACTTTGCCGACGTCTTGGCCTTCGCCGGTGACACCGGGGACATGATGGCCTTCATAATCCTGCCGATACTCATCTGGCTCGTTGACGGGCTGAGGAGGAAACGGCCCCATTAA
- the glyA gene encoding serine hydroxymethyltransferase translates to MSYREYRDRVLNFIEDHEHWRAHTINLIASENVTSPTVTRAVASGFMHKYAEGWPRQRYYQGCKYVDEVELIGVELFTKLFQSDFADLRPISGTNANQAVFFGLTQPGDKAIVLHTSHGGHISHMPFGAAGMRGLEVHTWPFDNEAFNIDVDKAEKLIRELEPKIVVFGGSLFPFPHPVKELAPVAKEVGAYVMYDAAHVLGLIAGKQFQDPLREGVDVMTASTHKTFPGPQGGVIIYKRFGETEEIAKLQWAIFPGVLSNHHLHHMAGKTLTAAEMLEYGEKYAAQIVKNAKALAEALAEEGFKVIGEDRGYTESHQVIVDVSDLHPAAGGWAAPLLEEAGIILNKNLLPWDPLEKVNEPSGLRIGVQEMTRVGMFEDDMKEIARFIRRVLIDKEDPAKVKRDVYGFRAEFQKVYYSFDHGLPLRE, encoded by the coding sequence ATGAGCTACCGTGAGTACCGCGACAGGGTTCTGAACTTTATTGAGGACCACGAGCACTGGAGGGCCCACACGATAAACCTCATAGCGAGCGAAAACGTGACTTCTCCGACGGTCACAAGGGCCGTCGCGAGCGGTTTCATGCACAAGTACGCCGAGGGCTGGCCGAGGCAGAGATACTACCAGGGCTGTAAGTACGTGGACGAGGTCGAGCTCATCGGCGTCGAGCTCTTCACCAAGCTCTTCCAGAGCGATTTTGCCGATTTGAGACCGATCTCCGGAACAAACGCCAACCAGGCGGTCTTCTTCGGTCTGACTCAGCCGGGCGACAAGGCGATAGTCCTTCACACCAGCCACGGCGGGCATATAAGCCACATGCCCTTCGGAGCGGCTGGAATGAGGGGTTTAGAGGTTCACACCTGGCCCTTCGACAACGAGGCCTTTAACATCGACGTTGACAAGGCCGAGAAGCTTATCCGCGAGCTCGAGCCCAAGATAGTCGTCTTCGGCGGCTCGCTCTTCCCGTTCCCGCACCCGGTCAAGGAGCTCGCGCCCGTTGCCAAGGAAGTTGGAGCGTACGTCATGTACGATGCCGCCCACGTCCTCGGACTCATAGCAGGAAAGCAGTTCCAGGACCCGCTCCGCGAGGGCGTTGACGTCATGACCGCCTCGACCCACAAGACCTTCCCCGGACCGCAGGGTGGTGTCATAATCTACAAGCGCTTCGGCGAGACCGAGGAGATAGCCAAGCTCCAGTGGGCCATCTTCCCTGGAGTTCTTAGCAACCACCACCTCCACCACATGGCCGGAAAGACCCTAACCGCGGCCGAGATGCTCGAGTACGGTGAGAAGTACGCCGCCCAGATAGTCAAGAACGCGAAGGCCTTAGCTGAGGCCTTAGCTGAGGAGGGCTTCAAGGTCATCGGCGAGGACAGGGGCTACACCGAGAGCCACCAGGTCATCGTCGATGTTTCAGACCTCCACCCCGCTGCCGGAGGCTGGGCGGCACCGCTCCTTGAAGAGGCCGGCATAATCCTCAACAAGAACCTCCTGCCCTGGGACCCGCTTGAGAAGGTCAACGAGCCGAGCGGTCTGCGCATAGGCGTCCAGGAGATGACGAGGGTTGGAATGTTCGAGGACGACATGAAGGAGATTGCCAGGTTCATCCGCCGCGTCCTCATCGACAAGGAGGACCCGGCCAAGGTCAAGAGGGACGTCTACGGCTTCCGCGCCGAGTTCCAGAAGGTCTACTACTCCTTCGACCACGGTCTCCCGCTCAGGGAGTGA